In a genomic window of Luteitalea sp.:
- a CDS encoding protein kinase, protein MFSQVVPDTIGRYEIKSLIGTGGMGSLYLARDTNPNTKRLVVLKLLSATLDFGDLRQRFAREARSLAALTHPNIVDIYDSGEYGGSPFIVMQYVRGETLAEKIKRQAPMSMAQKLKLMVELCSGLGHAHEAGIVHRDIKPANLMVDQHGRLKILDFGIARVAESTLTMVGVPMTQINVQIGTPGYMSPEQIEGAEIDARSDLFAVGSVFYELLSHREAFPGTNTREIEHQVLRGRPAPLTSLVEELDPEIERIVARALEREANRRYQDAATLEADLERQRWRLRAADTPAPRARTTPPPPESPGRTSRDSRADAAYQRALTVYEEGAYEAARRFAIEALAEDPAHTGARAFLERLEQIVQPPTPPPVFPPLTPAAPTALRTAAHPSAPGTPAPPTVLRTAAHPSAPGTPAPPTVLRTAAHPAAPAVPKRRTELRPGTHIDEPVVPVPPPALRRARHPAAPATPAPPTVLKAAPPPSRRSLRSGIGALLPWSRSGAPWKSNRRALQAAAILLAMLCLVAIVMLFRPWAWWSGRLLTITRPVGGTVSASGINCGTVGSDCTGTFTDGQTVALNAEPDPGFALGEFTGDCAPNGRATMTAPRSCSATFVPIPEETPISAQLLTIVPPEGGTIVGTGVTCGSYGKECSAEHPEGTEIALRALPDEGYVFKGFTGDCAGTSGQTVMTAPRTCGAMFTRDRPTTAGPVEPPPPRPKRPAPSAEPRPVTPDPIPAEPAEPTPAPEEVAKEEIQKVLDEYRAAYGRLDLQALRRVFPGVSDVIGKQLKQYTSLDYTFTGQPEFIDLDAALGSGTVKVDARLAPRARVGGSLKPYERTDEFKVERRNGRWIIREFKFELK, encoded by the coding sequence ATCGGCACCGGCGGCATGGGATCGCTGTATCTGGCGCGCGACACCAATCCCAACACGAAGCGACTCGTCGTCCTCAAACTGCTCAGTGCGACCCTCGATTTTGGCGATCTGCGCCAACGATTTGCCCGTGAAGCACGATCGCTGGCCGCGCTGACCCACCCCAATATCGTCGATATCTACGACTCCGGCGAATACGGCGGCTCGCCGTTCATCGTCATGCAGTACGTCCGGGGCGAAACGCTTGCAGAGAAGATCAAGCGGCAGGCGCCGATGTCGATGGCGCAGAAGCTCAAGCTGATGGTGGAGCTGTGCTCTGGGCTCGGCCACGCGCATGAGGCGGGCATCGTCCATCGTGACATCAAGCCGGCCAACCTGATGGTGGATCAGCACGGGCGGCTGAAGATCCTGGACTTCGGGATCGCACGCGTGGCTGAAAGCACGCTGACCATGGTGGGCGTCCCGATGACGCAGATCAACGTGCAGATCGGCACGCCGGGCTACATGTCACCCGAGCAGATTGAAGGCGCCGAGATCGACGCCCGCAGTGACCTGTTCGCCGTCGGCTCGGTGTTCTACGAGCTCCTGTCACACCGAGAGGCCTTTCCCGGGACGAATACGCGAGAGATCGAGCACCAGGTGCTGCGCGGCCGGCCAGCCCCACTGACCTCACTGGTCGAGGAGCTCGATCCGGAGATTGAACGGATCGTCGCGCGCGCGCTCGAAAGAGAGGCCAACCGGCGCTATCAGGATGCCGCGACGCTCGAAGCAGACCTCGAGCGCCAGCGTTGGCGGTTGAGGGCCGCGGATACACCTGCACCACGCGCCCGGACCACGCCGCCGCCGCCAGAGAGCCCAGGGCGAACATCTCGCGACTCGCGCGCGGATGCGGCATACCAACGTGCGCTCACGGTTTACGAAGAGGGGGCCTATGAAGCCGCCCGACGATTCGCAATCGAAGCGCTAGCCGAGGATCCCGCGCACACAGGCGCTCGCGCCTTCCTCGAGCGCCTCGAACAGATCGTGCAGCCACCGACGCCGCCTCCTGTGTTCCCGCCGCTCACGCCCGCGGCACCGACTGCGCTCAGAACGGCTGCGCATCCTTCGGCGCCGGGCACACCCGCACCGCCGACCGTGCTCAGAACGGCTGCCCACCCTTCGGCGCCGGGCACGCCCGCACCGCCGACCGTGCTCAGAACGGCTGCCCACCCCGCGGCGCCGGCAGTGCCAAAACGACGGACCGAGCTCCGACCGGGTACGCACATAGACGAACCGGTCGTACCCGTGCCACCGCCAGCGCTCAGGAGAGCACGCCATCCCGCAGCGCCGGCCACGCCTGCACCACCGACCGTGCTCAAGGCTGCGCCTCCTCCAAGCCGGCGATCTCTGCGCAGTGGTATCGGAGCGCTGTTGCCCTGGAGTCGATCCGGCGCACCATGGAAGAGCAACAGGCGCGCACTGCAGGCGGCTGCGATCCTGCTCGCGATGTTGTGCCTCGTCGCAATCGTCATGCTCTTCCGGCCGTGGGCCTGGTGGTCCGGACGGTTGCTGACGATCACGCGACCGGTGGGTGGCACCGTGTCGGCTAGCGGCATCAATTGCGGTACAGTCGGCTCGGACTGCACCGGCACATTCACCGATGGCCAGACCGTTGCACTCAATGCTGAACCTGATCCAGGTTTCGCCTTGGGCGAGTTCACCGGCGACTGCGCACCAAACGGCCGGGCCACGATGACGGCGCCACGAAGCTGCAGCGCCACGTTCGTGCCGATTCCGGAAGAGACTCCTATCTCGGCTCAATTGCTCACCATCGTCCCGCCCGAGGGTGGCACGATCGTCGGCACGGGCGTGACGTGCGGCTCATACGGAAAGGAGTGTTCAGCGGAACACCCGGAGGGCACCGAGATCGCGCTGCGCGCGCTGCCGGACGAGGGTTACGTCTTCAAGGGGTTCACTGGAGACTGTGCGGGAACGTCCGGCCAGACAGTGATGACAGCGCCACGCACATGTGGCGCGATGTTCACGCGTGATCGCCCGACGACTGCCGGCCCCGTCGAGCCGCCTCCACCGCGCCCCAAACGCCCTGCTCCATCGGCGGAACCGAGGCCAGTAACGCCTGACCCGATCCCGGCTGAACCGGCGGAGCCGACTCCCGCGCCGGAGGAGGTGGCCAAGGAGGAAATCCAGAAGGTTCTCGATGAGTACCGTGCCGCCTATGGCCGGCTCGACCTGCAGGCGCTGCGGCGCGTGTTCCCCGGCGTCTCGGACGTGATTGGCAAGCAGCTCAAACAATACACGTCGCTGGACTACACGTTCACCGGCCAGCCCGAATTCATCGACCTCGACGCGGCACTGGGAAGCGGAACCGTCAAAGTGGACGCTCGCCTGGCCCCCCGAGCTCGTGTGGGTGGTTCACTGAAGCCTTATGAACGGACCGACGAGTTCAAGGTGGAGAGGCGCAATGGCCGTTGGATCATCCGTGAGTTCAAGTTCGAGCTCAAGTAG